In Dromiciops gliroides isolate mDroGli1 chromosome 5, mDroGli1.pri, whole genome shotgun sequence, the following are encoded in one genomic region:
- the COPS7A gene encoding COP9 signalosome complex subunit 7a isoform X2 — MEMEMQTKRCRSRWMDEKCRSRWMLAESDFASTFRLLTVFAYGTYADYLAEARNLPPLTEAQKNKLRHLSVVTLAAKVKCIPYAVLLEALALRNVRQLEDLVIEAVYADVLRGSLDQRNQRLEVDYSIGRDIQRQDLSSIAQTLQEWCMGCEVVLSGIEEQVSRANQHKEQQLGLKQQIESEVANLKKTIKVTTAAAAAATSQDPEQHLTELREPAPGTNQRQPSKKAPKGKGLRSSAKIWSKSN, encoded by the exons CTGGCAGAGAGTGACTTTGCTTCCACATTCCGACTGCTCACCGTGTTTGCTTATGGGACATATGCAGATTATTTAG CTGAAGCACGAAACTTGCCCCCCCTCACAGAGGCTCAAAAGAATAAACTTCGACATCTATCAGTTGTCACACTAGCTGCCAAGGTCAAG TGTATCCCATATGCAGTGCTTCTAGAAGCACTAGCTCTACGAAATGTGCGGCAACTAGAGGACCTTGTAATTGAGGCTGTGTATGCAGACGTACTTCGAGGTTCCCTGGACCAGCGGAACCAGCGGCTTGAAGTAGACTATAGCATTGGGCGTGACATTCAGCGCCAGGACCTCAGTTCCATTGCTCAAACTCTCCAGGAATG GTGTATGGGCTGTGAAGTAGTGTTGTCAGGCATCGAGGAGCAGGTGAGCCGTGCCAACCAGCATAAAGAACAACAACTGGGCCTGAAGCAGCAGATTGAGAGTGAG GTGGCCAACCTGAAGAAAACCATCAAGGTAACtacagcagcagctgctgcagcCACATCCCAGGATCCAGAGCAACATCTGACAGAATTGAGGGAGCCTGCCCCAGGCACCAACCAGCGCCAGCCCAGCAAGAAAGCTCCGAAGGGGAAAGG GCTACGCAGCAGTGCCAAGATCTGGTCCAAATCAAACTGA
- the COPS7A gene encoding COP9 signalosome complex subunit 7a isoform X1: MSSEVKVTGQNQEQFLLLAKSAKGAALATLIHQVLEAPGVYVFGELLDMPNVRELAESDFASTFRLLTVFAYGTYADYLAEARNLPPLTEAQKNKLRHLSVVTLAAKVKCIPYAVLLEALALRNVRQLEDLVIEAVYADVLRGSLDQRNQRLEVDYSIGRDIQRQDLSSIAQTLQEWCMGCEVVLSGIEEQVSRANQHKEQQLGLKQQIESEVANLKKTIKVTTAAAAAATSQDPEQHLTELREPAPGTNQRQPSKKAPKGKGLRSSAKIWSKSN; the protein is encoded by the exons ATGAGCTCAGAGGTGAAGGTGacagggcagaaccaggagcagttcCTGCTTCTGGCCAAGTCAGCCAAAGGTGCTGCCTTGGCTACCCTCATCCACCAGGTGCTGGAGGCCCCAGGTGTCTATGTTTTCGGGGAGCTGTTGGACATGCCCAATGTCCGAGAG CTGGCAGAGAGTGACTTTGCTTCCACATTCCGACTGCTCACCGTGTTTGCTTATGGGACATATGCAGATTATTTAG CTGAAGCACGAAACTTGCCCCCCCTCACAGAGGCTCAAAAGAATAAACTTCGACATCTATCAGTTGTCACACTAGCTGCCAAGGTCAAG TGTATCCCATATGCAGTGCTTCTAGAAGCACTAGCTCTACGAAATGTGCGGCAACTAGAGGACCTTGTAATTGAGGCTGTGTATGCAGACGTACTTCGAGGTTCCCTGGACCAGCGGAACCAGCGGCTTGAAGTAGACTATAGCATTGGGCGTGACATTCAGCGCCAGGACCTCAGTTCCATTGCTCAAACTCTCCAGGAATG GTGTATGGGCTGTGAAGTAGTGTTGTCAGGCATCGAGGAGCAGGTGAGCCGTGCCAACCAGCATAAAGAACAACAACTGGGCCTGAAGCAGCAGATTGAGAGTGAG GTGGCCAACCTGAAGAAAACCATCAAGGTAACtacagcagcagctgctgcagcCACATCCCAGGATCCAGAGCAACATCTGACAGAATTGAGGGAGCCTGCCCCAGGCACCAACCAGCGCCAGCCCAGCAAGAAAGCTCCGAAGGGGAAAGG GCTACGCAGCAGTGCCAAGATCTGGTCCAAATCAAACTGA